CTTATGGATCAGATTCTCTTTTACATTTTCAACAGCCAGGTTCAATGTCTTAAATTCAGCTGTATTTTGAGTATTTCGGGCAGCTGCAGCCTGTAATGTATGTTCCGTTGTATTCAGGATAGAAATAATCTTATCGTTAGGAATATCATGATTAATTGCGAACTGAGCAGGCATGAAAGCAATCAGGATCAGCATAAAAAGCCCTACTCCCTTTTGTCCGTCATTACTACCATGAAAAAAGCTTACTAAAGTACAGGTTGTTATTAAAATGGCTCTTATAGCAAAAGGAGGTTTATCATTGGCTCCTGTCGGAATATGAAAAAGCGTTTTATAGCGGATTATGTATTTAAAAAACCACATCAGCAGGACAGCTAAACAAAACCCTACTATAGGGGATAAAATGAGAGACATTCCAATTTCTTCAGCTTTATGCCAGTTCACTCCTCCACCATAATACCAGGTAAATCCTAAGCCGGCACCAATCAAAGCACCAATAAGGGTGTGGGAACTGGAGCACGGTATTCCAAAATACCAGGTCCCAAGATTCCAGATGATTGAAGCCAGTAAAACAGCCAAAACCAAAGAGGCTCCCACAGCAATTGGCAGCGTTATGAGCGTATCCATAGGAACCAGTTTTAAGATTCCCATCGCAACGGCAATTCCTCCAGTAAAAACTCCCAGAAAATTCCAGAAACCAGACCACGGAATTGCAATAACAGGTTTAAGAGCTTTGGTATAAATTACGGTAGCCACAGCATTGGCTGTATCATGAAAACCGTTTACAAACTCAAAAGCCACAACGGCTACCAGGCACAGGATGAAAATAATGACAAGGCCTGTACTGAGATCCGGATCCACTGAAAAAAATAGGATATTGTTTAAAAGCATGGTTTTTTGTTTAGATTTTGGAATAACTGGACCAACAGAACGTCCAGAATGTTGAAAAATGAAACCATCGGAAAGGTATCATAAGAACAATTTTTTGAATAGTAATAGGCTTTAGAACATCCAAACGACCTTTTGAGCAAACCGGCTGTGGAAATAAACAGTTTGTCACCAGTACAATACAGAGTTTGTATCATGCGGATTATAGACAGGTCAATCATTAATAGCTATCGCTTTGTTTCATCACTGTAAAGAAATGAAGTTTAAAAGATTACGATGTTAATAAATGATTAACTGTTTATTACATTTAAAAATATGAGAATAAAAAAGGAGACCTTTTTCCGGTCTCCTTATCATATCTGTAAACTCTCCTGTTATAGTCCTTGTATAGCAGGCTTCACTTCTTTTCCGAATAGTTCAATAGATTTCATCATCACATCATGCGCAGGATCTCCCACATCCATATGTCCGATAAATCTGGTGATTCCGAAGATCTCCTTCATATAAGCAATTTTGTCTGCTACTTCTGCCGGACTGCCGATAAATAATGCTCCATCTTTGCTTCTTCCTCCCTCATACTGTGCTTTTGTGTAAGGCGCCCATCCTCTGGAAGACCCAATTCTGTCCATCTGAGATTTATAGTTATGAAAATATCCATCCACCACTTTCTGATCATCACTCACAAAAGTATGTGAGTGAACAGCAATCTGCATTTTCGAAACATCATGCCCTGCTTTCTGGTATTCCTGTTTATAGAATTCGATCAGATTTCTAAATTGAATCGGCATTCCTCCAATAATGGCTACCACTAAAGGCATTCCAAGCTGTGCTGCACTTAAAACAGACTGCGGAGTTCCTCCAACAGCTCTCCAGATTGAAAGCTTTCCATCATTTTTTGCTCTTGGATAAACAGTTTGGTTCTCCATCGGAGCACGAAGTTTCCCTGACCAGCTTACGTTTTCCTCAGAATTGATTTTCAGTAATAATTCTAATTTTTCGTCAAATAGCTGCTCATAGTCATTCAATGAATAACCATACAGCGGAAATGACTCTATGAAACTTCCGCGTCCCACGAAGATCTCTGCTCTACCGTCTGAAATAAGATCCAGCGTAGAAAAATCTTCATATACTTTTACCGGCTCCGAAGAGCTCAAAACAGTAACTCCACTGGCCAGTTTTATATTTTTTGTAATACTCGCTGCCGCTGCCAATACGATCTCCGGAGAAGAAACAGCATAATCCGGACGGTGGTGCTCTCCCATAGCGAAAACATCGATTCCTACCTCATCCATTAATTTTACCTGATCCAATATTTCACGGATCTTAATTCCTGCATCTCTATATTTTCCGGTGGACTGGTCTAAAGCCAAATCCCCGAACATTCCTATTCCTAATTCCATATTGTTGATTTTAGTGATACAAAAATACCACTATGAAAGATCAAAAACATTGATGTTTGGTAAGATCGAAAAGTTGTTTTTTAAAACACAAATAACACTAATTTATCACTAATAACACGGTATAGTCATTGCGAGCAAAGCGAAGCAATCTAAATTTAGCATAATACAATAAGGTTAAGGTAATGTTCAAAAAAAATCCAGCCTTGTTTTAGGCTGGATTGTATTATTATTTCTTCAGATATAAATCAAAATAATCTGTGATTTTCTGCATCAGGTGAACTCTGTCTTTCCCGATCACATTATGCGGATGTCCCGGATATGTAAAGTAATCCAATTGAACTCCGTTATCAACAGCTGACTTGATAAATTTAATAGAATGCTGCCATACTACTACATCATCCTGCGCTCCATGGATCATCAGTAATTTTCCCTTCAGGTTCTGAACTTTATCCAAAAGATTAGCTGTTGCATATCCCTGTGGATTTTCCTGTGGAGTATCCATATATCTTTCTCCGTACATGATCTCGTACATGCTCCAGTCGATTACCGGTCCTCCTGCTACTCCTACTTTGAATACATCCGGCTTACGAAGCATGAAGCTTGTTGTCATAAATCCTCCAAAGCTCCATCCATGGATTCCCATTTTTTCTCCATCTACATAAGGAAGAGACTTTAAGTACTCTACTCCTTTCATCTGGTCATTCATTTCTGTGGTCCCCAGATTTCTGAATACAGCCTGCTCAAATTTCAGCCCACGGTTAGAAGAACCTCTTCCATCCATAGTGAAAATAATATACCCGTTCTGAGCCATATATTCGTACCAAAGGTTTCCTGAAGCCGGGAAGGTATTCGTGATCAGCTGTAAGTGCGGTCCGTTATACAAATAAACAATCGTTGGGTATTTTTTATTAGGATCAAAATTGGTTGGAAGAATAATCTTTCCGTACAAAGGAGTACCGTCGTCAGCCTTTAATGTTACGTTTTTAATTTCCGGTCTCTGATAATTTTTTAATGGATTTTCAGAAGTGAGGATATTAGTAGTTTTTAAATTAGCTGTATTGATAATATTGGCAACTCTCGGTGAATTGGCATTGCTGTATGCATCATACAGATAGTTTCCGTCACTGCTCAATGTTCCAATGTGCATACCTTCTTCATTGTCCAGCCTTTGCATCTTGAAGTTGGTCCAGTTGATTCTATACAAATGTCTTTCTAAAGGCGTTTCTTTTGTTGAAGTAAAATAGATTTCCTTTTTCTTTTCATTGAATCCTAAAATATCTGTTACCAGCCAGTCGCCTTTTGTGATCTGTGCTACCAGTCCTTTTTCCAGGCTGTAGTGGAACAGGTGATTGTATCCCGTTCTTTGGCTCTGCCAGATGAAGTCTGTGTTAGAATTCGGGAAGAAAGTAAGTGGATGCTGTGGTTCAACATATTTACTGTCTGTTTCTTCAAACAACGTTTTCACCAATTCTCCCGTAGCAGCATCATATTGATTCATTTTCATATGATTCTGACCTCTGTTTAAAACAGCTACAAAGATGTATTTTGAATCCGGGCTCCATGTAACAGCCGTCAGATATTGGTCTTTCTCACCTTCCACTTTTAAGAAAGTAGTAGCTTGAGTTTTAATATTGAAAACTCCTAATGTCACCTGGTGAGAAGTCTGACCAGCCATTGGGTATTTAATATTATGATTTACAGCAGGAGTTACAGACCAGTCGATGATCGGATAATCCGCTACCATGCTCTGATCCATTTTATAGAAAGCTACACTTTCTGAGTTCGGGGCAGGAAAAATTCCGGTATCAATACCAAATTCATTTCTGTGAACAGCCTGTCCGCTAATGATATTTTCATTCGTTTCGTTGGTTACCGCAATGGTTTTCCCGTTTCTGCTTACAAATAAATTATTCTTTGCTGTGAAAGCGAAGGTTTGGCCATCACCAAACATTTTTACATTCGCAGCATCCTGATCAACCGCAGCCGTATTTTTTACTTTCCAGTCATTTCCTGATTTCTCGATCCACGACATTTTACCACCTGTAGTAAAATAACCATTTGAATTTCCTGTAAACTTGATTGGCGGAACAGCTTTCAGCTTATCATCGGAAAGGTTTCGGTTTAGCTGGCTCAACGAGATCAGAGTATCCTGTTTATTGGTTTTCAAATCTGTAATCAAATAACCGCCTTTTACTGCCTGGATGTAAGATTTCCCGTCTGCAGCCCATGAAAACTGGGAAATATTTTTCACGGCAAGGTTGGTTCTCATTCCATTTACAGCCTCTGCCATGGTAAACTTCTGATTCTGGGCAAATGCTGAACTGCCTAGAACCAGCATCAATAAAGAAAATTTATGTAATTTCATTGTATAAAATTGAATCCATCAAAAATAAGAAATAAAAACCATTCGTTAAGAAATGTTAAATTAAAACATTCATAAAATGGAATTCATGCACTAAAAGAAATTATTTCTTAACTTAATAGTAGAATTTTTAAAGAGATTAGGATAGGTGAATTGTGAATAGTCAATCCGCTGCGCTTGTCAATTTTTAATTATGGGAAATGTATAGTATTCACCATTTACTTGCGAAGCAAAATTGACCATTGATTATAAATGAGTTAATTGTGAACTGTCAATCCGCCGAGCTTGTCAATTTTTAATTATTGGAAATGTATAGTATTCACCATTCACTTGCGAAGCAAAATTGACCATTGATTATAAATGAGTTAATCGTGAACTGTCAATCCGCTGCGCTTGTCAATTTTAATTATTGTAAATGTATAGCATTCACTTGCGAAGCAAAATTGACCATTGATTATTAAATGAGTTAATCGTGAACTGTCAATCCGCTGCGCTTGTCAATTTTTAATTATGGGAAATGGATAGTATTCACCATTCACTTGCGAAGCAAAATTGACCATTGACAAAAAAATCTCATTTCTTATCCTATATCAATGACTTGTATATGTTCTCTATCCTAAATTTGCATTATTAATAACAAACAAAAAATACAAAATACAATGGCAACAAAATGGATTTTAGACCCTACGCATAGTGAAATTACTTTCAAAGTAAAACACATGATGATCTCTAACGTAAAAGGAAGCTTCAGAACTTTCACTGCTGAAATTGAATCTGAAGACGAATTCTTTGCAAATGCAAAAACTACTGCTACGATCCAGACGGATTCTGTATTCACAAACAATACAGACAGAGATAATCACTTAAAATCTGCAGAGTTCTTCAATGCTGAAGTACACCCTACAATCACTTTTGAATCTCAGGCATTAAATAATGCTATCGTTGGAAATCTTACCATCAACGGAATTACAAAACCTGTAACTCTTGATGTAGACTTCGGAGGAATCAACGTAGACCCATGGGGAAATACAAAAGCAGGTTTCTCTTTTGAAGGAAAAATCAGCAGAAAAGATTTCGGATTAAACTGGAATGCAGCTCTTGAAGCAGGAGGTGTAATGGTAAGTGATGATGTGAAAGTAGCTGGTGAATTACAGTTTGTAAAACAAGCATAGAATAACATATATTACAAAAGGTTCAGGGATTTTCTAAAAGCCTTGAACCTTTTATTTTTTTATAATCTTCAATATTTATGAACCTCAATGATCTTCAAAACATAAGCGACGGTTTTAAAAGCACACAGAGAATGCCTGTTTTATTTCTTGGACATGGTTCACCGATGAATGCCATTGAAGAGAACCAATTTGTACAGGGTTTCCGAAAAGCAGCCTCTGAAATTCCTAAGCCTAATGCAATTCTTTGTATTTCTGCTCACTGGTATACAGCCGGAACTTTTGTAACCGCTATGGATATGCCGAAAACCATCCATGATTTTTATGGTTTCCCGAAAGCACTTTTTGATGTGCAGTATCCTGCTCCGGGAAGTCCGGAGCTGGCAAAAGAAACTGCAGAACTTCTGCTCCCGATTGATGTGGAAGAAGACCACAGCTGGGGACTTGATCATGGTGCATGGTCTGTGATCAAACATATGTATCCTGATGCCGACATTCCTGTTATTCAGCTGAGTATAGACCATACAAAATCTCCCCAGTATCATTATGACCTTGCCAAAAGACTGAATAAGCTTCGTGAAAAGGGGATTCTGATTATTGGAAGCGGAAATATTGTTCATAACCTCCGTCTTATCGATTGGAAAAATATAAATACAGTGGGAGCCGGCTGGGACTGGGCTATAGAAGCCAGAGAAAAAACCAATAATTGGCTTCTGGATGGAAATTTCCAGCATATTATTGATTATCAGAAACAGGGAACTTTCTTACAATATGCTGTTCCTACACCTGATCATTATCTGCCTTTATTGTATACTTTAGGGCTGAAAGATCAGTCTGAGGAACTTACTTTATTCAATGATGAGCTTATAGGAGGATCATTGAGTATGACCAGTGTAAGAATCGGATAGCCTGTTCTAAAAATAAAAAAGGAAATATCTCAACTGAAATATTTCCTTTTCTTTTTATGGAATGATTATTTATTGTACTGCTTTTAAAACATTGATATTTCCGTAGCCATAACTTGAATTAACATTTGGATAGTAAGTGGCAGACTGTCTCATTTTGTTAAGCACCTGCTCTCTCGTCCATGATGGATTTTTAGCCCAAACCAGAGCTGCAATTCCTGCTGTAGCTGCTGTAGCTACCGAAGAACCACCCACATAATCTGCCTGACCGTTGTAATAACTCAAAACCGGAACGGTATTTCCTGAAGCTCTTTCCATCTGGAAAGTAAAGTCGATCTGACTCCCGGAGTGGCAGACATCACATTTCTGATTGGATGTATTCTCCTTTACTCCTGTGATCGCCTGAGTTTCTGACATCGATGCAGGGAAAATTACTCCAACGAAACTGGTAAAGCTGGTAGAAGTACCTCCGGCACAGAAAATCAGTTTTCCTTTAGAATAAGCATATTTAACACCATCTTCAATTTTTCCGACGGAGAAAATATGTCCCATTGACATAGAGATGATTTTTACACTGGTATTGTTACCTAATTCTGTAAAAGCCGTTTTTACAGCAGTCTGCTCACTTGAAGTTTCCAAAACAACATTTTCTGCAGCTCTGTAGGCAATCAGATTGGCATTGTAAGCTACTCCTACAGGCAGTCCTGCGTTGTTTCTTGGAGCAGTCATCACAGAAGCCATTTTTGTCCCGTGTCCGCACTGATCTCCCGATCCGTCTGAATTATACACTCCGAATTTACTGATCGTTCTTCCTGATGAAGCACCATTATTAAAGCTTCCTCCTAACAAAGTCTGTTCTGGAGAAACTCCTGTATCAATAAGTCCTATTGTAACTCCTGCCCCCGTGCTGTAGCTCCATGCATCAGGAATATTATGCTTAGTGAAAGCCCATGGAATTTTCGCACTTGGTGTGGTAGATGTATAATCTGCTGTACTCAACGCTGATGATGAAAAACCACATCCTGATGAACCGCTTCCAGAAGATTTTGCAGCTGCATTATATTGAGCCTCATATTCAAAATAATGATAGTCTGCCGGCTCTACATATCGGATGTTCTTCATTTGTCGAAGAGCGGTAACAGTTTCCTCGTTTTCAATCACAACATCCATCTGATTAAGATACTGATCTGAAAGAAGAAGGAAATTTCTTTCATCTTTTCCCTCATATTTTTTGATCACAGAAAGGACTTCCTTTTCTATATCACTGCTGTTTGGAGATTTGCTTCTGTCAAAGTCGTCCTTAGAGGCTCCAAAACCGATGGATACCATTTTATTTCCACGGAAAATAGCACTCCATACGAAATGATCGGATTCATTCTTCCAATTGAAAGTACCGTCCGTTTTAATAGCCTGATTAATCCTTTCATTGATCTGTTTTGCAGTCAGTGGATCTTTCTGAGACATTTCGGTTTTTACATTTTCGTTCTGAAGTTCTTCTCTGGAACACGAGTTTAAAGCAAAAAATATTGCTAATAGGAATACAGTTTTTTTCATATGTTATAATTTTGGTTGGAGCCACAATATAACACTTTAACGGGAATTAAAAACTGAAAAAAAATGAATTTACCATTACATGAATATTAAATTATAATACTTTCTCGTAGCAGACACTTTGCTCTATTCCAACGTATTGCCCATAATTAGGCATTCTGTAAAAACCACTTTTTTCATAGACTGAAATAGCACTTTTCAGATCCTGAGAAGTTTCCAAAACTGCTTTTTTAAAATTCAATTCTGCGGCCCAGTTTTCCAGTTCTTTCACAATAGTTGAACCCAGTCCTTTTTTTCTGAATTCCGGATGGGTAAACATTCTTTTTATTTCTACGGTATCTTCCGAAAAGGGTTTGAATGCTCCACAGGCTGCGGGAATATCATCAATATAAACTACAACACAGTTTTTGATGGTATCAATTGTATTGAACTGAGCAAAGAAATCATCATTTTCTCCATTATGTTCGG
Above is a genomic segment from Chryseobacterium viscerum containing:
- a CDS encoding S8 family peptidase, translating into MKKTVFLLAIFFALNSCSREELQNENVKTEMSQKDPLTAKQINERINQAIKTDGTFNWKNESDHFVWSAIFRGNKMVSIGFGASKDDFDRSKSPNSSDIEKEVLSVIKKYEGKDERNFLLLSDQYLNQMDVVIENEETVTALRQMKNIRYVEPADYHYFEYEAQYNAAAKSSGSGSSGCGFSSSALSTADYTSTTPSAKIPWAFTKHNIPDAWSYSTGAGVTIGLIDTGVSPEQTLLGGSFNNGASSGRTISKFGVYNSDGSGDQCGHGTKMASVMTAPRNNAGLPVGVAYNANLIAYRAAENVVLETSSEQTAVKTAFTELGNNTSVKIISMSMGHIFSVGKIEDGVKYAYSKGKLIFCAGGTSTSFTSFVGVIFPASMSETQAITGVKENTSNQKCDVCHSGSQIDFTFQMERASGNTVPVLSYYNGQADYVGGSSVATAATAGIAALVWAKNPSWTREQVLNKMRQSATYYPNVNSSYGYGNINVLKAVQ
- a CDS encoding S9 family peptidase, translating into MKLHKFSLLMLVLGSSAFAQNQKFTMAEAVNGMRTNLAVKNISQFSWAADGKSYIQAVKGGYLITDLKTNKQDTLISLSQLNRNLSDDKLKAVPPIKFTGNSNGYFTTGGKMSWIEKSGNDWKVKNTAAVDQDAANVKMFGDGQTFAFTAKNNLFVSRNGKTIAVTNETNENIISGQAVHRNEFGIDTGIFPAPNSESVAFYKMDQSMVADYPIIDWSVTPAVNHNIKYPMAGQTSHQVTLGVFNIKTQATTFLKVEGEKDQYLTAVTWSPDSKYIFVAVLNRGQNHMKMNQYDAATGELVKTLFEETDSKYVEPQHPLTFFPNSNTDFIWQSQRTGYNHLFHYSLEKGLVAQITKGDWLVTDILGFNEKKKEIYFTSTKETPLERHLYRINWTNFKMQRLDNEEGMHIGTLSSDGNYLYDAYSNANSPRVANIINTANLKTTNILTSENPLKNYQRPEIKNVTLKADDGTPLYGKIILPTNFDPNKKYPTIVYLYNGPHLQLITNTFPASGNLWYEYMAQNGYIIFTMDGRGSSNRGLKFEQAVFRNLGTTEMNDQMKGVEYLKSLPYVDGEKMGIHGWSFGGFMTTSFMLRKPDVFKVGVAGGPVIDWSMYEIMYGERYMDTPQENPQGYATANLLDKVQNLKGKLLMIHGAQDDVVVWQHSIKFIKSAVDNGVQLDYFTYPGHPHNVIGKDRVHLMQKITDYFDLYLKK
- a CDS encoding YceI family protein; this encodes MATKWILDPTHSEITFKVKHMMISNVKGSFRTFTAEIESEDEFFANAKTTATIQTDSVFTNNTDRDNHLKSAEFFNAEVHPTITFESQALNNAIVGNLTINGITKPVTLDVDFGGINVDPWGNTKAGFSFEGKISRKDFGLNWNAALEAGGVMVSDDVKVAGELQFVKQA
- a CDS encoding LLM class flavin-dependent oxidoreductase, which produces MELGIGMFGDLALDQSTGKYRDAGIKIREILDQVKLMDEVGIDVFAMGEHHRPDYAVSSPEIVLAAAASITKNIKLASGVTVLSSSEPVKVYEDFSTLDLISDGRAEIFVGRGSFIESFPLYGYSLNDYEQLFDEKLELLLKINSEENVSWSGKLRAPMENQTVYPRAKNDGKLSIWRAVGGTPQSVLSAAQLGMPLVVAIIGGMPIQFRNLIEFYKQEYQKAGHDVSKMQIAVHSHTFVSDDQKVVDGYFHNYKSQMDRIGSSRGWAPYTKAQYEGGRSKDGALFIGSPAEVADKIAYMKEIFGITRFIGHMDVGDPAHDVMMKSIELFGKEVKPAIQGL
- the ygiD gene encoding 4,5-DOPA dioxygenase extradiol, which encodes MNLNDLQNISDGFKSTQRMPVLFLGHGSPMNAIEENQFVQGFRKAASEIPKPNAILCISAHWYTAGTFVTAMDMPKTIHDFYGFPKALFDVQYPAPGSPELAKETAELLLPIDVEEDHSWGLDHGAWSVIKHMYPDADIPVIQLSIDHTKSPQYHYDLAKRLNKLREKGILIIGSGNIVHNLRLIDWKNINTVGAGWDWAIEAREKTNNWLLDGNFQHIIDYQKQGTFLQYAVPTPDHYLPLLYTLGLKDQSEELTLFNDELIGGSLSMTSVRIG
- a CDS encoding GNAT family N-acetyltransferase; amino-acid sequence: MYILRTDSSNTDFQNLVKLLDAALAEHNGENDDFFAQFNTIDTIKNCVVVYIDDIPAACGAFKPFSEDTVEIKRMFTHPEFRKKGLGSTIVKELENWAAELNFKKAVLETSQDLKSAISVYEKSGFYRMPNYGQYVGIEQSVCYEKVL
- a CDS encoding inorganic phosphate transporter, whose product is MLLNNILFFSVDPDLSTGLVIIFILCLVAVVAFEFVNGFHDTANAVATVIYTKALKPVIAIPWSGFWNFLGVFTGGIAVAMGILKLVPMDTLITLPIAVGASLVLAVLLASIIWNLGTWYFGIPCSSSHTLIGALIGAGLGFTWYYGGGVNWHKAEEIGMSLILSPIVGFCLAVLLMWFFKYIIRYKTLFHIPTGANDKPPFAIRAILITTCTLVSFFHGSNDGQKGVGLFMLILIAFMPAQFAINHDIPNDKIISILNTTEHTLQAAAARNTQNTAEFKTLNLAVENVKENLIHKNEKDKAATYRFRKQVDNLVDSLKKLNENKAIAIDESSRAMLTSQISELKKLTEFAPLWVIIIISVSLGLGTTIGWKRIAVTIGEKIGNEHLNYAQGASSEIVAASTIGISTFLGLPVSTTHVLSSGIAGSMVASGGKSNLNPATLKSIGLAWVLTLPVSIVLSLLLFICFHLFI